In the Argiope bruennichi chromosome 8, qqArgBrue1.1, whole genome shotgun sequence genome, tcaaaatctatttataatacattgcaagaaaaagaaatttattctgattattaTAAGGTATCtgaatcaaatatgtatttcagatttttattttacttaataaaaagtattcacAGAGAtccctttttaatgaataaaattcaaatattttaagaaaatccaaacacaataaaattacttattttagacacaaaaatatcagaaatatttaaatacataatgtaCTTTCTAGTTTACTATTTCTagataattaaatgaagaaaccAAAGGGACTTCCTACCTTCATCTTTCAGTTAATAAGACAAAAACACAgtttaaagtaatactaaataataattttgtacaaaCTATTACtgcttttcatttcataaatacaaacattttttaattgaagcaagattcattaaaaagttaatccTTCATAAATCTCTAACCAAACTTTGCACCACTACTGGGAAGGAAGAAGATGGCTACACATCAacaacttttattcatatttatacaaataaaccGTAAACAATATGATATAAggattatatatttatagttatatcctcaattttttttagtaattatttcaacctcaatttttttttttttactgttttttaaaaaaattatttgattctgcCATATATCTGAATTCTGCTCTGCCTTTTCAGTTTGTTTGCTTGCAGTCAAAAccatttcttctaaatttacCTCTTTTAATTTCAAACCATTTAATTCACATGCAATTCAGTTTCTTCTCTTAGACTTTTCATCATTTTGAGATTGAAATAATCGCTCCTtcatatttttgacatattagaGTGAGTACTTTTCATGTATAGCTTTTTGTGATATGAAAATTCTCTACTCCACCACAGCTTTTTTTAAACTGATCTATAATTAAACATTCTGCAACACATATTTCTTCACCctcaacatttttaattgaagaaaatcctCTTTCAAGTATATATGATCTAGCTGTGGGATAAATATTATCAGAATCTTAATTACTTTCAATAATTTCTGATGAAACTTTTGATTTTCTAAACACTtggataaaaatgcattattttaattcttagaaaCTTCATATTCTTCAAATCCTACTGAATTGCAAGCTACATcaattaaaaagttgcaaaattctattaaaatagaatCAGACTTTTTTTGTTTGTAAGAACAGGAAAAAATGGGTATCACCTTGTTATAACAGGAATGTACTTGATTGATTATTTTCTGCAGATGTAAGCAACTTACACTCCTGGGAAGTACAAAGTTGACTTATTCAAACTCTACAACTGAAAGTATATACAAAATTATGGCATTCCCATTTCAAATTTcttagttgctttttttttaaaaaaaattcctgataaCTAAGactttttctgtttcattttgtcCCAAAATGATGATCAGCATACAAATATtgatttcagaaataaagtttGGAAATGTTATTCATAATAAGCTTTCAAAGAACATCGCTTTTCCATGCCACTGAAAGTTTTCTTGTAGCCAGAtaccaacttttttttatatccaacACCAAAAATGGTAAAAGTGAATTGTTTCTCTAGtagaatgttgaaaataaatggataattttGGTAATTGACAAAATTTCAGATTGATAGGTAGGGTCTAAATCACTTCAAAATCTAATCTTATAAATTCGTTGCtacattttgcaatatatataaacaattttgttgtagtaaatggtttttctttctttttttataacatcAAGTTATTATGCATTTCAATAGCTCATTATAGAAGTATTTGTATTCTTGAATCACCTAGCAGAGATTTTGGGGAAATTTCTTActctctgaaaattttaatattctttcttccttgaaagcaaattaaataatatatactaagttaaaaaaaaaaaaaaatcaatatcccATGGTGGATACTTTATGCCAGgtctaaaacaattatttttgacatACAGGCTATTCATTTATAACAAtgctgaaaattcttttttgcacTTTATCAACATGGGGAAAAAAGCATTCATAAAGTTACATCAAAACTTTCTCAGATCCAATTTTTCCTATAGATTTATGAAATTCTCATAAAATAGCTTTAGCTATTTTACACTTTTCTAATGCCAAAATCATTGATATACGGTTTTAATACTGCATTTGTTTTATAATCAGATATAGGAATCTACGCAAAACATTCTTGTCTCTTAAGCTAGACAACTTAAGCTTAAGCTTAAAAAGGCACTTTCCAAATATATCTGTAATCTAGAGGATTTCTAAGGCTGATAAAGACAAACATatacaaatgcaaaaaagaattctttttgcaaaagcctgtaaaaaagaattcttttatcttCTATCATTTAGATAGCATAGTTATATGGTTGAATTTAGACCATGGAAAATGATCAACATTATGGCATAAGTAGAGAGCTTAATTTACCATTTGATAAATTTCCTGaggttattaattttcaaatacccATTTCTTGAATGAACAAATTTTTACGATCTGGTAGCAAGACAATGCTCAAATTAATACTCTTCATAAGTCTATCAAAAATTGTGCAGACTGCTTGCTCTTTACAAAAAAGTTGAAATGATCagatagaaatagaaattttaagggaaaaCAAAATCACAAACATGTTTTTGCTTTGCACTCAAAAAATAATGAGTGcacattttgcttatttttaaaaacttttccatGACCCAACAAAATGTTAAATGCCTTTTTAAGGCTGAGgatatatagcaaaataaagtTCACGAAATTTTCAGACAACATCATGGGAACCAAAGATTAGAATAggtacaaaatattcttaaaacatttaatttaagaaataaaaaaaaatttagaaatatttatttaaaaaaaaaaaaaggtaaatttatagatatgctGCTTGTAGCAATCTAAGTCAAAGTGATCACTGCATCCAAATGATCAGTACGATCTATTATGCCTTAATAATACTTCAATTTTGTAAGAATACAAGGATGCTAGAAAAAAAAGATCATGAGACATTAtccatttgttttaattagaaaattcaacACAATGtaaggaatagaaaaaaattctatatatatttaattttttaagctttctaTAAAAACTTGTCAAGCATTTATTGGATAAATTGTTCATATAAATAATGTTCATAAAAAGATTCAACACATTATCGGAATGATTACATTGAAGAAGCAATTATTCACTCACACATCTATCCTCTTCCTTTAGTTTAATAAATCAATTCTTGAATGAGTATTTCAGGTATCGATACTTCATACATcactttcatttatatatcaaattgtaaTACTTCTGGACCACAAATTCAGTATCACTGTTacatttcagtaattatttaaaaaatagttgagaAAATTTCAATATACCTCTTATTGACATAATccggaacatttttttttcagaagaccGCACTTTTCTTTCATGCTCAATATGTGATGTTTGCTTGCCATGAAACTTATAAAGTTCTTTGATCATAGATGTCAGCTCACTGAATGGAAGAAGGTAGAATATAACAGAGAAGAGAGGGTCAGTTCAGTGAAGGTAATGACCTAAAGAAAATGTCATCTCTTCCCTTTAACTTTACTGATGGACTTAGATTTTTCCATCAGTGCATTGAACTGACAAATAGTTGATCACGAAATCTAacagattttgtatttataaatggGAAATCCATTCCATGCTAATTTGATCAGTACAACAGATTGATTATTATGGTACTTACATATTAACACCACTGCAGTTACAGATTTGGCAGTTTTTGTgctaatgcgccaataaagagcaATTCTGTTGTTCGCAAGCAGTTATCTTTTAGATTCCTTCCAGATTTTTTGTTGCCTTGTTGTTTGCTGATTTTTGACGCCATTTTTTTGGCAGGCGGCACTTAAAATCTGTAGCTGTGGTGGCGTTAATATGTAAGTACCATTATTATATATGCAATTACTACAAATGGCACCTACTGCATAAGTAtcgataataaaattaatatataaatataaatttaaaaaaaaaattaaactgaattcttCTTCTGATTActgcaatatataatttatattgcacagcaatatataaaagtatgaattcaaaattaaaacagttcttggtaataaaagttattttatatttcatacaataaCAGAGTACAATactttatatatgttaaaatttcttcttatgaaaTGACGAGTAGCATTGGCTGCATCTAATTATGAAGAAACTCTAATATCACGCAGTGGTCTAAAAGTTCATCTAATCGCATACTAATACTACTTACGATGCAAAGGATTCAAAAGTTCATTGATTGGAGATCAACatccttttaaaaacatcaacgggatttattcattaaggttcaacagaaaatataaaatcaagaagttactttaacaagattttaaaagaacAGAAAGTATTATGTTGTCTATTCTCAGACATTTCTGAAACTCGTAGCAAACAAACGTCGCTAGAGCGAAAAGCAAGCCAGAGAGCGGGAGAATGGATTCGGATATATCCTTACAAAAGCTGGCATCCGCTTTTATATGATCTCATGGCGATCACGTGATTGATTTACATGTACATACAGATCTACATTTGCATATTGCACAGTAGTTACGACTCGAATCAGAAATACCGAAATCTTATGCTAATTAGTCAGAtgattgcatctaaatagtttaatcttagacaatattaaattagcacgagattatgataatttattatttacgagatgaatatgtttaaagattaaaagaaacaatttctcaaGAAAGAACAGAAGCAAACTATGCTTTTGTTAAGTAGGCATTTTCGCGTACATTTTGAACTTTGGCTAGGAAAACTAACcgaaaaaggtaataataattacgattaaattatctttttcttaacaatatagtgataaataatatgtatacatATTAACTTAGTAGCATCACAATTTTATCACGGATAAATTAACAATGCTTACTTTCATGGTATATTGTTTCCATGCTCCAGATTTTGCAGACCTCATTAAACGACCAAACCCAGCCATAACTTCAGGCATTTCTGACATTTTGGGAGGGACAAGTTCAACTTTAGCATACTTAACAAAAGTTGCAAGTTTTGGCTTTGAACTCTCCATCataccttaaaaaaaattaattaactatgaatctaaaatactttcaataaaaatccCTTTCaacaattcaataataattcatgctGTTGACTAAGATATTTTCTTATCTCTCATTGATTTCTAACAATAGTCTTTGACAAAAAGCGGAAACAAGAAAAAAACTTCACAAGAAAAAAAGtcacgataaaaaaaaacaatcaactatacacaaataattttatagcttCTCTATTATAGAATAATTGTTAAATTCAGTAACTTACAGAATaacttcagattaaaaaaaaaaaaaaagaaaagaaagaaaatgaaccgataatatttttttttacattcaaaatattttatttcaaacatgatATTGGCCTAGAAAGTAGCACTGtattattcattgatttataatGAAATGCTAAATATGTAAACATCAAACCAATTACAAGcacagaagaaataattcatctaataaaaaaacatttttagtaaagATTGATACTCCATATCAAATTATGTCTCCTCCCCTTAATTCTGCAAGTACCATCacttttttctaacaaaaatttaacaaagttaATCCTAAGTGTACatactttaagaaatttatggaatttctaatgaaaaatgaaaaaaaaaatcattaaaagaaagattatttcagccaaaaataataaatttgatggaAAACTGAAAATCAAGATGTAAAATAGTTCAAAGATCCTAATATCAAGCACGAACAGATACAGAATTCTTAGAGAATAAGATCACTTCCTGATACAAAAGTGAGAATTATAATATGAGACAAAGCAATCccaatagcaaataaaataaatacattgcaaAACATTAGTAAAACCAGAAAGCACAAATATTATACGAACTCTAAATAAGCATAGGTCACGTTCAACATAAGAAATCATTTATATCTAAAACAATGCAGAACTAACAAGTATCTGCAACTTGCTAGATgtgcaagattttttaaataagtttttatttcataatgaaaaaaaaaaaatcaaattttgacatcAGATGTAGGCAAAGATATGAAGATGAAATGCTAAACTACTGGGGGTGGGGATGAAGTTGAACACTGGTATAGTTTGATTACCATCTAGGGATGTATGATGGCAGAAGCAGTTTGAAATTTTAGTCTACAGTGGACTAcctaaccattaaaaaaaaaatgctgcctaTAGCAATAAGAAACTGAGATTCTCACAAATTGGATCTCCCAATAAGACAATAatcttatatatatgtgtgtgtgtaaatatatgtatatattattgcCATACTTAGGGGAAGACATTTAGACCATGATGTTATATTTAATGTGTGTGTGGTACATGACTGAGAGTAAactaaaatattacagcacaatagctgaaatgtgatattttaaaaataacaaaatgccaAACGTGATAGTCTTTAGTTGACATTTGGTAACTTTTCTTCTATTTGGTAAGGTACAGCAAAAAGTCTATACTGCACGCTTTAGTTTTACCCAATCAAGGTTGCCtctcaaatttggaaaaattccCTGTATTTATATTCAAGATACGAGGAAATGCCACTCCACCCTGccttaatatataaatcttgttttgctaaattctagaaatcctttttttatcagtatgtatttaaaattattctcaagttagaagtgcttaacTGCTacgtattttgtaaataaagcgaacaaataaaacgaaacaattaacataatgaattccactttggctagaaccggtcttcaagataaaatatttggcgCGTTTTTCTTGTACATTTCCGCTAACTttgcttcattcagttcgcaaccattatTATCATAActtgtacttttttattctcgctttttttaCCAGATGATATTTTTGATGCTGTTAAttacattagtagttattagttttgattgttgagtATTTATTcaattcgtcatttctattcactgGTAAAACGTTTGAAAAAGTGTTACCGCCGACTGCGCTGtacacaccttcaagacgagtgaaaccaacagaAAGTGCAGCttgcaaaaatatgttaaatgtttattttggacTCCGAGAAGAAAACcatcaagattctatcaatcaaatcatcaataaaatttcgCATCTTAGAGGAGTTTTACAAAGAACAGTTTtccatttgaaaaaagaaataaaaggcgTCCAGTTCTTTAAGTACCCATCGAAAGAAacgaccaggctcagtaggtaaacattcaagtcttataaaatatgatgactttacattatcctgtatttgacgaaaaatccatacattttttttttttggagaaatgagattctaaaaaaaatctcagattagatACAGATATCTTtgcgaaaaacattagccgaactatgCTTTACAGGATATTGAAAGATTTGgggttttcttttgaaaaaagatgaaacgaaatgaaataactttaatgatttattaaaataatgaatcaataattttgaaaaaaatcatgaaaataaggaaaaaaattaattctctgatttaaactgataataaagttaataaatatttactatttggcgaaaaatttgcaaGATGAAGTTTCGCGAGcaatctgcatttctagtaactttgtagtttaaagtaacccagttcccctgacaacgagTGTGATttggcatgcctagaatatactcTACTGCCAGGTTAGGGTGGAACAGAGTATACTAAGTGCCTATTTTTCCATATTACTAGTATCTTCTTACAGAGCGAAATACTGCAACAAACGGATTTTGCAGAACTTCTCTGacccattcagcaaaatcagaattgatttttttttatccatccaatttttattaaatatggatttttagaagatcattgtatttttttaaaattctctaatgtactctgaataagctcacaatttctcaaaAGATAAGCCAACCATTTAATCAATTCATATGTAAGAGACTAAATGTCAACGTGTTGCATCCGCAGATTTAATGTTGCTACTCCtgccagagaaatgtattctaatcTTTCATACAATTATAGAAGTCTAACGtatgctcattagctgcaattcgggAATCTTATGGAAAAAGAATAACTGTCCCATGAATTGAAACTGGTCCTGGAAAAAAGAGGAGAGAGTAGAAAATGGACAAGTGTCCGCATTACACAATATGGaattgtatttttctgtttttggaagctatgactaagatcttttattcttggaatCTTTAGAGATCAGtattttttagaggaaaaaaataactaagaaaattaaatttcccaattttttctggtgatttttaaattaattgtgttTTCCAGGCTCTCTTGGTGGCATGACAACCCTGCAAATATATCTTTAGTGGAAATGGGTTTTGAATCTGGATGGTTCTGATTTCAAAACTGTTATCTTACACCAAACTGCCCCTACAGGATTCTTGATGCAAACATCACATAGTTTAAAGTTCTTCAATAAAGGCAAAATagcttgataaaaataaataaatacattaactaCTCAGTAGGGCAAGAATAAGCTTCCTAAGGGTTCTTAAACATTGAAAATCTCAGAGTCCCCTTTCTACCCTAAACTTtcaaaaccaaattaattttattgattttaaattaatttttatatagcagCTTGATAAATTGAAAGTTTTGATAAATTGAGAGAGCAAAAAGCTTGATTGTAGATCAATTCCTAAAAAGCTGGattcattatattgaaaaaaattacaaaagtgaaatataaaagtatatttaatttttttaactatttaaaaatttaatgaaaaaaaagaaaaaatttttttcactcattctaaacaatatttaataaaaaaattggacatttttttaaagttacaaaatacTATAAAACTTGCAATTGGTTATTATTGCCCATAAAATAACTctccaaatttaaataatgcttcattttaattcagtaagtttaatagtaaaatattttataattaaataaaagcaaagaaataacttttaaatggcTGCAGAATGTTCTCAAGGGCTCAATTCTCAGTAGTTCCTGAAGTTGTAGGTCTGTTAGGCAATTGCTAGCTTAATAATCTGGTCCTGCTACTGAGATATGAAGGAAAGCAATATTTGTTTCAAAGCAGTTACATTTTGCTTGGAACTTTCATGTTTAAAGGTAGACATAAATCCATTAGAGTAACAAGTTTAATTCTTCTGAtgatagttataataaatattcagttactACTTCCCATATTATACCGaggaaaatcaataaataaaaactatattttttatacattcaacAACCTTTTTTGCACAGATAATACGAAACAAATGTGTTTCATAAGTTCATAACAAAACAAACCAAAACgtaaaataaggaatatttttaactctGTGATACAATCCTTAATGAATATCCGTAAAAAACTTCGGATATAAATTTCGAAGTCTTATAAAGTAAAAGTATATGAgattattgaaactaaaattacaaattcaatttttattcagttcAATTTTTCACAAGCAGTTGGATATTAGATATTTCTACAATTTACCTTTCATTATTATAGGTAGCTTGGATCCCAAAGATGTTGCAGCTTTGgccatttttaaatatagagaaagtatttattatttactaattttgtataaagattAATTCAGAACTTATAGAAACTAAGCAAGGGTCAAAACCGAACGTACACGGTTAACAGTGAATATTgaggaaacaattttaaaatattaatggttGTTAATTAATCTTTCTGGTTTATTTTACCTGAAAGAAAggtctttcttttaaattaaacagtaatatcaaattaaaaatcattttcgtaattattcagctaaaaataattttgaagaattcataaaATCTATAATTGAGTTTTTAACTCAGCCCTCTTTAGTTGCAGTAGTAGTGTAGTCCCCGAGCATCTGAGCAAGCAACAGCAAACTTTAGCTTGGATGGCTGCCGATTGTTTATCATaggaaaattgttaatatttggtATTAATAATTTGCAATGATTTCACACTAATTTTTCAGCATTATAATTGCATATAGTAATTACTATTTTCAGAAGTGTGGatcataaaaatggattttaaaggTATGTGATTTTCTAAAATTAGTGCTAACTGATTTCATTGTTGTTCGACtccattattttatcttttctttagtCTAAGCGAAACTGTAGATTACAGTACTAAATTCTCTCGCAATTTCATCTCTTAATTAAtaccatgtaaaaaaaaattttagaaaaaaagcaaTGGATCTcaataaaacttataaatgatTTGTTGTATGGCATTTATAGTattattcagtaaattaatttattaacgtTTCATCATAAAATAGAttcatatagaattttatttactttatcagaATAGATTACGACATAAACtttgttgaatattattttttttaataaaattaagtaaggTAAGTTTGAGTTATGCTTGGTATGCACGTCATGTTAACTTAATGTCCTCTTTGATATTTTTTCCGAATTCTT is a window encoding:
- the LOC129980542 gene encoding ATP synthase subunit g, mitochondrial-like, whose translation is MAKAATSLGSKLPIIMKGMMESSKPKLATFVKYAKVELVPPKMSEMPEVMAGFGRLMRSAKSGAWKQYTMKEAWLNTLIAAEIYFCFCIGECIGKGSLLGYQV